Proteins encoded in a region of the Salmo trutta chromosome 34, fSalTru1.1, whole genome shotgun sequence genome:
- the LOC115173442 gene encoding claspin isoform X3, whose amino-acid sequence MSVAISQQALELPAEEPVAESDSDSGMGSPVEELQISSEMITNTVDPQDSDDDITVSRRSRCRKALRDSDSEEVVPEMAEALGLSASSGDEMETAEEEDKKAELRSKKISRIAPIDSDDSAPEEEEELVKKDVKQKEGKSQRHREKKEKRSKAVERLKKRERPEEETPLPRALNDSGCLLGDKDLYDAGLDDDEEEESLDAIRAAVKQKSKKHKEPLFDEEEEGDDDGEDEAGPKQRPQERKAARASKEAMKQLHSETQRLVRESTCGLPYHMPEPKSIDQFFKRRARPEGSAMALLKSARYQDLIKEATPTPPPPNPPKESQQPSASLDPPSTQTQALSQPTATSSPHQENHSRAGETSPTQELDDDEFPLPELAAIMQGANISVFGGAEIPPPESIEAGPPEQNQAEPSDSQAQEMEAKAGDWDGAQPLPAPASVDPVAPPVPKLKKDRLARLRELGVEPPPVPKLCADDGSFDLEPPQVNPGVEALKERFLRHVQPVARPRGERTVQLSVIRKDSSEELHQDTVTTTIREGEEEAAHTAPGEKLTNLKSRLQQAMAVKRREDRERKAALHRLDNEDCGEEEEEEEEMTDSEGEEGVDELLGCGDADGEDEDDDDDDDQEEGSAAQRGVRSPSPLRLKGPSPPPDLLNTDGTLMLFASSSCSRTGDGVKRTGPGGQDSYTKMEEEDSLSLAKDNSHNSSFELLGSMLPSYQPVNRSTTGGRGLSARPFRSPSPCFFRPSFLGSASKSSGKLSEPSLSLPVEDSQDLYAPPSPGESPGPLGAPSQGRFSLEEDSQLLDADGFLNVGPRTGPPRSHKRQLLLASLDENAMDANMGELLGMCSGGFGTAREGGVGGLGASPEDELLGLCSGMFPTTQTEGAKERKNEAGVRRLGATQEDELLGLCSGVFPTAQAEREKEGAEGRKREEEKMELEMDRDDDMDQLLGLCSGKFTTQGVSPLRSNSSYAPHSSTAEDSRKKQVEEDCEFRLLSDVESQSEQGDDDGEEDVENEEEEEEEEEEREAVFAPRQGRKKMRMAEFVDSEAELSGSDVGSDDEDGGENEYEEEELLDELPSDEELQDQVNKIHMKQVLDDDKRRLRLYQERYLADGDLHSDGPGRARRFRWKNIDDGFDMDGMGAEGEEEEEEEELDQAELQRRKERLEREQWLREQSDAKAKKGEDFDMDEEEEKVGEEDSQFMKLAKKLTAKKLQKKELPVAPQADREFPAQNPFQRPSQPTMVKRGSLLSQPRSVLQKLACISEGNPLAPRNTRGFVFQSLSPEKEASAAEAPKKADEEEGTNQGFGPGC is encoded by the exons ATGAGTGTGGCGATCTCTCAACAG GCGCTGGAGCTCCCTGCTGAGGAACCAGTAGCCGAGAGTGATTCAGACAGCGGGATGGGCTCACCAGTAGAGGAGCTGCAGATTTCTTCTGAGATGATTACCAATACTGTTGACCCGCAAG ATTCGGATGATGACATCACAGTGAGCCGGCGGTCCCGCTGTCGGAAGGCCCTGAGAGACAGTGATAGCGAGGAGGTGGTGCCTGAGATGGCAGAGGCTCTGGGCCTGTCAGCATCCAGCGGAGATGAGATGGAGACTGCTGAGGAAGAGGACAAAAAGGCAGAATTAAGGAGCAAGAAGATATCCCGGATAGCCCCTATTGACAGTGATGACAGCGCgccagaggaggaggaagagctggTAAAAAAGGATGTGAAACAGAAGGAAGGGAAgagccagagacacagagagaagaaagagaagcgCAGCAAAGCTGTGGAGCGactgaagaagagagagagacctgaagaG GAGACCCCTTTGCCCCGTGCTCTGAATGACAGCGGATGTCTCCTTGGTGACAAAGACCTATATGACGCTGGTctggatgatgatgaagaggaagagTCTCTGGACGCCATCAGAGCAGCAGTAAAGCAGAAATCCAAGAAGCACAAG GAGCCTTTAtttgatgaggaggaggagggagatgatgATGGTGAGGATGAGGCTGGACCGAAACAGCGTCCCCAGGAGAGGAAGGCAGCTCGAGCCAGCAAGGAGGCCATGAAGCAGCTGCACAGTGAGACCCAGAGGCTGGTCCGAG AATCTACATGCGGGCTGCCCTACCACATGCCTGAGCCCAAGAGCATCGACCAGTTCTTCAAGAGGAGAGCCCGACCTGAGGGTTCAGCTATGGCACTACTGAA GTCTGCCAGGTATCAGGACTTGATAAAGGAGGCAACCCCAACACCTCCTCCCCCCAACCCACCCAAGGAGTCCCAACAGCCCTCAGCCTCCCTGGACCCACCCTCCACCCAGACCCAAGCTCTCTCCCAGCCAACGGCCACTTCCTCCCCACACCAGGAGAACCACAGCAGGGCAGGAGAGACCTCTCCAACCCAGGAGCTCGACGACGATGAATTCCCACTACCTGAACTGGCCGCCATTATGCAGGGGGCTAATATTTCAGTGTTTGGTGGTGCTGAAATTCCACCACCAGAGTCTATTGAGGCTGGACCCCCAGAGCAGAACCAGGCAGAGCCCTCTGACTCCCAAGCCCAGGAGATGGAGGCAAAGGCAGGGGATTGGGATGGAGCTCAGCCGCTACCTGCTCCAGCCAGCGTGGACCCCGTAGCACCACCAGTCCCAAAACTCAAGAAGGACAGGCTGGCCAGACTGAGGGAGCTGGGGGTGGAGCCCCCGCCTGTCCCCAAACTGTGTGCTGACGATGGGTCCTTTGATCTGGAGCCCCCTCAGGTTAACCCAG GCGTGGAGGCGTTGAAGGAGCGTTTCCTACGTCACGTCCAGCCCGTGGCCCGGCCCAGAGGGGAACGCACCGTGCAGCTCAGCGTCATCCGTAAAGACAGCAGCGAAGAGCTCCACCAAgacactgtcaccaccaccatcagggaaggggaggaggaggctgcACACACCGCGCCTG GTGAGAAGCTGACCAACCTGAAGTCCCGTCTGCAGCAGGCCATGGCCGTAAAGAGACGGGAGGATCGAGAACGCAAGGCCGCCCTCCATCGCCTAGACAACGAGGActgtggagaggaagaggaggaggaagaggaaatgaCGGATTCCGAGGGGGAAGAG GGTGTAGATGAGCTACTGGGGTGTGGTGATGCTGATGGCGAGGATGAGGATGACGACGATGATGACGATCAGGAGGAGGGCAGCGCGGCACAGAGGGGTGTGAGGAGCCCCTCCCCATTAAGATTAAAGGGTCCCTCTCCCCCACCAGACTTGCTCAACACAGACGGAACCCTTATGCTGTTTGCGAGCAGCTCCTGCTCGCGCAcggg AGATGGTGTGAAGAGGACAGGGCCCGGTGGTCAAGACAGTTACACAAAGATGG AGGAAGAAGATTCTCTGTCCCTGGCCAAGGACAACAGTCACAACAGTAGTTTTGAGCTGCTGGGCTCCATGCTGCCGTCCTACCAGCCTGTCAACCGCAGCACCACAGGAGGCAGGGGCCTGTCAGCCAGACCCTTCCGCTCTCCTTCACCCTGCTTCTTCAGACCCAGCTTCCTGGGATCTGCCTCCAAG AGCTCAGGGAAACTCTCCGAGCCCTCCCTCTCGCTGCCCGTGGAGGACTCTCAGGACCTGTACGCTCCCCCCTCCCCCGGCGAGTCTCCTGGCCCCCTGGGGGCCCCGTCCCAGGGTCGCTTCTCTCTGGAGGAGGACTCCCAGCTCCTGGATGCCGACGGCTTCCTCAACGTGGGGCCCCGCACTGGCCCCCCGCGCTCCCACAAGAGGCAGCTCCTACTGGCCAGCCTGGATGAGAACGCTATGGACGCTAACATGGGGGAGCTGTTAGGAATGTGCTCTGGGGGGTTCGGGACTGCCAGAGAGGGCGGAGTGGGTGGGCTTGGGGCCTCGCCGGAGGATGAATTGttagggctgtgttctggaatgTTCCCTACCACACAGACGGAGGGAGCGAAGGAGAGGAAGAACGAGGCAGGAGTTAGACGTCTGGGGGCGACCCAGGAGGATGAGCTGCTGGGGCTGTGTTCGGGAGTATTCCCCACCGCACAGGCagaaagggagaaggagggagcggaagggaggaagagggaagaagagaagatGGAGTTGGAAATGGACCGAGACGATGACATGGATCAGCTGCTCGGCCTCTGCTCTGGGAAGTTTACTACTCAAG GTGTCTCCCCCTTGCGATCCAACTCGAGCTACGCCCCACACTCGTCAACTGCGGAAGACAG TAGAAAGAAACAGGTGGAAGAGGATTGTGAGTTTCGACTTCTGTCAGACGTGGAGAGCCAGAGTGAGCAG gGAGACGATGATGGCGAAGAGGACGTAGagaacgaggaggaggaggaggaggaggaggaggagagggaggctgTGTTTGCACCCCGGCAAGGAAGGAAGAAAAT GCGCATGGCAGAGTTTGTGGACTCTGAGGCTGAGCTCTCAGGTAGTGACGTGGGCAGTGATGATGAGGATGGCGGTGAGAATGAATATGAAGAGGAGGAGCTGCTGGACGAGCTGCCCTCTGATGAAGAGCTGCAGGACCAGGTCAACAAGATCCACAT GAAACAGGTCCTTGACGACGACAAGCGGCGACTGCGGCTGTACCAAGAGCGTTACCTAGCCGACGGGGACCTGCACTCAGACGGCCCGGGCCGAGCTCGCCGCTTCCGCTGGAAGAACATAG ACGATGGCTTTGACATGGACGGAATGGGggcggagggggaggaagaggaggaggaggaagagctggaccaggcagagctgcagaggaggaaagagaggttgGAGAGGGAGCAGTGGCTACGAGAACAG TCCGATGCTAAGGCCAAGAAAGGGGAGGACTTTGACATggacgaggaggaggaaaaggTTGGAGAGGAGGACAGCCAGTTCATGAAGCTGGCCAAGAAACTGACCGCCAAGAAACTACAGAAGAAAG AGCTGCCTGTTGCACCCCAGGCGGACAGAGAATTCCCAGCTCAGAACCCCTTCCAGAGACCTTCTCAACCCACCATG GTGAAGAGGGGCTCGTTGCTCAGCCAGCCCCGCTCCGTCCTGCAGAAGCTGGCCTGTATCTCCGAGGGGAACCCGCTAGCCCCCCGCAACACCCGAGGGTTCGTCTTCCAAAGCCTATCGCCGGAGAAAGAGGCCTCGGCTGCAGAAGCCCCCAAAAAA GCAGATGAAGAAGAGGGGACAAATCAAGGTTTTGGCCCCGGCTGCTAA
- the LOC115173442 gene encoding claspin isoform X1, producing MSVAISQQALELPAEEPVAESDSDSGMGSPVEELQISSEMITNTVDPQDSDDDITVSRRSRCRKALRDSDSEEVVPEMAEALGLSASSGDEMETAEEEDKKAELRSKKISRIAPIDSDDSAPEEEEELVKKDVKQKEGKSQRHREKKEKRSKAVERLKKRERPEEETPLPRALNDSGCLLGDKDLYDAGLDDDEEEESLDAIRAAVKQKSKKHKEPLFDEEEEGDDDGEDEAGPKQRPQERKAARASKEAMKQLHSETQRLVRESTCGLPYHMPEPKSIDQFFKRRARPEGSAMALLKSARYQDLIKEATPTPPPPNPPKESQQPSASLDPPSTQTQALSQPTATSSPHQENHSRAGETSPTQELDDDEFPLPELAAIMQGANISVFGGAEIPPPESIEAGPPEQNQAEPSDSQAQEMEAKAGDWDGAQPLPAPASVDPVAPPVPKLKKDRLARLRELGVEPPPVPKLCADDGSFDLEPPQVNPGVEALKERFLRHVQPVARPRGERTVQLSVIRKDSSEELHQDTVTTTIREGEEEAAHTAPGEKLTNLKSRLQQAMAVKRREDRERKAALHRLDNEDCGEEEEEEEEMTDSEGEEGVDELLGCGDADGEDEDDDDDDDQEEGSAAQRGVRSPSPLRLKGPSPPPDLLNTDGTLMLFASSSCSRTGDGVKRTGPGGQDSYTKMEEEDSLSLAKDNSHNSSFELLGSMLPSYQPVNRSTTGGRGLSARPFRSPSPCFFRPSFLGSASKSSGKLSEPSLSLPVEDSQDLYAPPSPGESPGPLGAPSQGRFSLEEDSQLLDADGFLNVGPRTGPPRSHKRQLLLASLDENAMDANMGELLGMCSGGFGTAREGGVGGLGASPEDELLGLCSGMFPTTQTEGAKERKNEAGVRRLGATQEDELLGLCSGVFPTAQAEREKEGAEGRKREEEKMELEMDRDDDMDQLLGLCSGKFTTQGVSPLRSNSSYAPHSSTAEDSRKKQVEEDCEFRLLSDVESQSEQGDDDGEEDVENEEEEEEEEEEREAVFAPRQGRKKMRMAEFVDSEAELSGSDVGSDDEDGGENEYEEEELLDELPSDEELQDQVNKIHMKQVLDDDKRRLRLYQERYLADGDLHSDGPGRARRFRWKNIDDGFDMDGMGAEGEEEEEEEELDQAELQRRKERLEREQWLREQSDAKAKKGEDFDMDEEEEKVGEEDSQFMKLAKKLTAKKLQKKELPVAPQADREFPAQNPFQRPSQPTMVKRGSLLSQPRSVLQKLACISEGNPLAPRNTRGFVFQSLSPEKEASAAEAPKKQMKKRGQIKVLAPAAKRPCRENNAPAAKGPQRSIFCYLEN from the exons ATGAGTGTGGCGATCTCTCAACAG GCGCTGGAGCTCCCTGCTGAGGAACCAGTAGCCGAGAGTGATTCAGACAGCGGGATGGGCTCACCAGTAGAGGAGCTGCAGATTTCTTCTGAGATGATTACCAATACTGTTGACCCGCAAG ATTCGGATGATGACATCACAGTGAGCCGGCGGTCCCGCTGTCGGAAGGCCCTGAGAGACAGTGATAGCGAGGAGGTGGTGCCTGAGATGGCAGAGGCTCTGGGCCTGTCAGCATCCAGCGGAGATGAGATGGAGACTGCTGAGGAAGAGGACAAAAAGGCAGAATTAAGGAGCAAGAAGATATCCCGGATAGCCCCTATTGACAGTGATGACAGCGCgccagaggaggaggaagagctggTAAAAAAGGATGTGAAACAGAAGGAAGGGAAgagccagagacacagagagaagaaagagaagcgCAGCAAAGCTGTGGAGCGactgaagaagagagagagacctgaagaG GAGACCCCTTTGCCCCGTGCTCTGAATGACAGCGGATGTCTCCTTGGTGACAAAGACCTATATGACGCTGGTctggatgatgatgaagaggaagagTCTCTGGACGCCATCAGAGCAGCAGTAAAGCAGAAATCCAAGAAGCACAAG GAGCCTTTAtttgatgaggaggaggagggagatgatgATGGTGAGGATGAGGCTGGACCGAAACAGCGTCCCCAGGAGAGGAAGGCAGCTCGAGCCAGCAAGGAGGCCATGAAGCAGCTGCACAGTGAGACCCAGAGGCTGGTCCGAG AATCTACATGCGGGCTGCCCTACCACATGCCTGAGCCCAAGAGCATCGACCAGTTCTTCAAGAGGAGAGCCCGACCTGAGGGTTCAGCTATGGCACTACTGAA GTCTGCCAGGTATCAGGACTTGATAAAGGAGGCAACCCCAACACCTCCTCCCCCCAACCCACCCAAGGAGTCCCAACAGCCCTCAGCCTCCCTGGACCCACCCTCCACCCAGACCCAAGCTCTCTCCCAGCCAACGGCCACTTCCTCCCCACACCAGGAGAACCACAGCAGGGCAGGAGAGACCTCTCCAACCCAGGAGCTCGACGACGATGAATTCCCACTACCTGAACTGGCCGCCATTATGCAGGGGGCTAATATTTCAGTGTTTGGTGGTGCTGAAATTCCACCACCAGAGTCTATTGAGGCTGGACCCCCAGAGCAGAACCAGGCAGAGCCCTCTGACTCCCAAGCCCAGGAGATGGAGGCAAAGGCAGGGGATTGGGATGGAGCTCAGCCGCTACCTGCTCCAGCCAGCGTGGACCCCGTAGCACCACCAGTCCCAAAACTCAAGAAGGACAGGCTGGCCAGACTGAGGGAGCTGGGGGTGGAGCCCCCGCCTGTCCCCAAACTGTGTGCTGACGATGGGTCCTTTGATCTGGAGCCCCCTCAGGTTAACCCAG GCGTGGAGGCGTTGAAGGAGCGTTTCCTACGTCACGTCCAGCCCGTGGCCCGGCCCAGAGGGGAACGCACCGTGCAGCTCAGCGTCATCCGTAAAGACAGCAGCGAAGAGCTCCACCAAgacactgtcaccaccaccatcagggaaggggaggaggaggctgcACACACCGCGCCTG GTGAGAAGCTGACCAACCTGAAGTCCCGTCTGCAGCAGGCCATGGCCGTAAAGAGACGGGAGGATCGAGAACGCAAGGCCGCCCTCCATCGCCTAGACAACGAGGActgtggagaggaagaggaggaggaagaggaaatgaCGGATTCCGAGGGGGAAGAG GGTGTAGATGAGCTACTGGGGTGTGGTGATGCTGATGGCGAGGATGAGGATGACGACGATGATGACGATCAGGAGGAGGGCAGCGCGGCACAGAGGGGTGTGAGGAGCCCCTCCCCATTAAGATTAAAGGGTCCCTCTCCCCCACCAGACTTGCTCAACACAGACGGAACCCTTATGCTGTTTGCGAGCAGCTCCTGCTCGCGCAcggg AGATGGTGTGAAGAGGACAGGGCCCGGTGGTCAAGACAGTTACACAAAGATGG AGGAAGAAGATTCTCTGTCCCTGGCCAAGGACAACAGTCACAACAGTAGTTTTGAGCTGCTGGGCTCCATGCTGCCGTCCTACCAGCCTGTCAACCGCAGCACCACAGGAGGCAGGGGCCTGTCAGCCAGACCCTTCCGCTCTCCTTCACCCTGCTTCTTCAGACCCAGCTTCCTGGGATCTGCCTCCAAG AGCTCAGGGAAACTCTCCGAGCCCTCCCTCTCGCTGCCCGTGGAGGACTCTCAGGACCTGTACGCTCCCCCCTCCCCCGGCGAGTCTCCTGGCCCCCTGGGGGCCCCGTCCCAGGGTCGCTTCTCTCTGGAGGAGGACTCCCAGCTCCTGGATGCCGACGGCTTCCTCAACGTGGGGCCCCGCACTGGCCCCCCGCGCTCCCACAAGAGGCAGCTCCTACTGGCCAGCCTGGATGAGAACGCTATGGACGCTAACATGGGGGAGCTGTTAGGAATGTGCTCTGGGGGGTTCGGGACTGCCAGAGAGGGCGGAGTGGGTGGGCTTGGGGCCTCGCCGGAGGATGAATTGttagggctgtgttctggaatgTTCCCTACCACACAGACGGAGGGAGCGAAGGAGAGGAAGAACGAGGCAGGAGTTAGACGTCTGGGGGCGACCCAGGAGGATGAGCTGCTGGGGCTGTGTTCGGGAGTATTCCCCACCGCACAGGCagaaagggagaaggagggagcggaagggaggaagagggaagaagagaagatGGAGTTGGAAATGGACCGAGACGATGACATGGATCAGCTGCTCGGCCTCTGCTCTGGGAAGTTTACTACTCAAG GTGTCTCCCCCTTGCGATCCAACTCGAGCTACGCCCCACACTCGTCAACTGCGGAAGACAG TAGAAAGAAACAGGTGGAAGAGGATTGTGAGTTTCGACTTCTGTCAGACGTGGAGAGCCAGAGTGAGCAG gGAGACGATGATGGCGAAGAGGACGTAGagaacgaggaggaggaggaggaggaggaggaggagagggaggctgTGTTTGCACCCCGGCAAGGAAGGAAGAAAAT GCGCATGGCAGAGTTTGTGGACTCTGAGGCTGAGCTCTCAGGTAGTGACGTGGGCAGTGATGATGAGGATGGCGGTGAGAATGAATATGAAGAGGAGGAGCTGCTGGACGAGCTGCCCTCTGATGAAGAGCTGCAGGACCAGGTCAACAAGATCCACAT GAAACAGGTCCTTGACGACGACAAGCGGCGACTGCGGCTGTACCAAGAGCGTTACCTAGCCGACGGGGACCTGCACTCAGACGGCCCGGGCCGAGCTCGCCGCTTCCGCTGGAAGAACATAG ACGATGGCTTTGACATGGACGGAATGGGggcggagggggaggaagaggaggaggaggaagagctggaccaggcagagctgcagaggaggaaagagaggttgGAGAGGGAGCAGTGGCTACGAGAACAG TCCGATGCTAAGGCCAAGAAAGGGGAGGACTTTGACATggacgaggaggaggaaaaggTTGGAGAGGAGGACAGCCAGTTCATGAAGCTGGCCAAGAAACTGACCGCCAAGAAACTACAGAAGAAAG AGCTGCCTGTTGCACCCCAGGCGGACAGAGAATTCCCAGCTCAGAACCCCTTCCAGAGACCTTCTCAACCCACCATG GTGAAGAGGGGCTCGTTGCTCAGCCAGCCCCGCTCCGTCCTGCAGAAGCTGGCCTGTATCTCCGAGGGGAACCCGCTAGCCCCCCGCAACACCCGAGGGTTCGTCTTCCAAAGCCTATCGCCGGAGAAAGAGGCCTCGGCTGCAGAAGCCCCCAAAAAACAG ATGAAGAAGAGGGGACAAATCAAGGTTTTGGCCCCGGCTGCTAAGCGGCCATGTCGAGAAAACAACGCACCAGCAGCCAAAGGACCCCAAAGAAGTATTTTCTGTTACCTGGAGAACTGA